TCTCAAGGCACCAGCCCTACCTTCGCGCTCTGCTGCTTCGCCTATATTCTTGTCGCCACCCTCGCCTTCAACCTCGCCGGAGGCTTCACCCGCACCTCCGGAGCCTTCATCTTCTTCAACTCGGTCCTGGGCGTTATCGTCGGCCTTTGCATGAAGGCTTATCTGGACGAAGCGGCAGACTCCAATCTCTTCGACCCAGAGCTCACCATCAGAGTCTTACTCGGCGGCATGTGCATGATGCTGGTCGCCGTCTATTTCACCAAAAGATCCGCCCCCCGGCATGCGCTCCTCGGAAAGATGGTCACCGACGCCAAGATGCAGACAGCTACCGTCGGCAGTCTCATCGCCGGCGTCCTGCTCAACATCGCCTTTGTTGCGTTCCCCTCCGGCAGCGGATCGGTCCTCAGCGCTCTCAACCAGCTCAACCGCTTCTGGCCTATGGCGGTCGTCCTGGGGGTCATCAACACAATCCGCCGCAGCGGCGGAAGACGCAGCGTCAACCTGCCGGTTCTGCTCGCCGGATCTTTCATGTTCGCCTTCGGCGTCCTGGGCTTTTCCAAAGAAGGCATGTTATCCCCCTTTGCCTGCTGGCTCCTGGCGGTAGCCTCTCAGAAATACAAACTCAATCGAGCGCAGATCATCGGCGCAGTTCTCACTACCATCTTTGTCTTTCGATACCTGGTCCCCTATGCCCAATACGGAAGAACCTATCGAGAAGAAAACGGCGGAGTCAGCCTTTCCACCTCGCTCTCTCTCCTTTCCAATCTAGGGTACGTCCGCCAGCAATACCTCGAAACCTCCGCCGATTCCTATGAAAACCGCGTTCTCGGCTACTACAACGACCCCCAGGGATTCTTTGACCGTCTTCAAATGATCTCGATCGACGACGCTCTCATCAACCGCACCGCGCAGTTCGGCACCTACGGCATCTACCCCGTAGAGGAAGCCTTCGAAAATCTCGTCCCTCACTTCATCTGGCCCAACAAGCCCGTTTTGCTGAGCGGAAATATCTACGCCCACGAGGTTGGCCTTCTCGGCGAAAACGACGAATCCACCGGCGTGTCCTTCTCCTCCACCTCCACCGCCTACCATCTCATCGGGTGGAAGGGGATCTTCTTCCTCGCGCCTGCCATCTGGTTCCTCCTCTTCTTCGTCTTCGAATCCCTCTGCGGTGATACGCGAGAGACCCCGTGGGGGCTCCTGGTCTTGGTTCTCTACACCCACACCGCCCCCGAAGGCGACATCGGCAACATGGTCTACACCGCCACTTACGCAGCCTTGGGGATCGTCTTTGCCGCAGTCGTCGGTGCCTACGTCGCGCCCCTCCTCGGAACCCTTTTTATCGGCCCTGAAGGTATCGAACTTCGCCGCGGAGCGTCTATCCGAAGCATCGCCGGCCGGCTGCTCCTCCCTCCGCCGCCGAAGCCGGATCAGGCACAATAGGCGTCTGTCCTGCCGGACGGGCCTCCTGCGCGGAGGGCGGTCACTTCGTGACGCGTATACCTTTTCTTGCAACCGACGATCTGCGGTGGCCCTCCCGTTGGTCGGAGGAGAAGTTGATTCCGACCAACGGGAGGACCACGCGAAGCTCAAAAGAGGCGTGCGAACGCCCGCCCTCCGCGCAGGAGGCTCGTCCGGCAGGACAGCGTCTGGACAGCGTCTAAGAGCCCATTCCCATACACTGGTACAAGAATGAACAAATTAGTTGCCGGCAATCTGGTCCACCGCCCCCTCCGCTCGCTCATCAGCTGCCTCGCCATCGCCATCGAGGTCATCATGATCCTCTCCATCACTGCCATCCTGATGGGCAAGCTCAACGGCTTCAAGACCCGCCAGAACGGCATCGGCATGGACATGTTCGTCCGCCCCAACACCGCCAGCAACCTCATCGGCATGAGCCCCGCCGGAGCCTCCATCAAGGTCGCAGACGTCCTCGCCAAAATCCCCCACGTCGTCGTCTCCGCTCCCGTCAACGTCCAGATCAACAGCTCCCTCGACACCATCTACGGCATCGACTTCAAGAGCTTCGACGCCCTCCTCCCCTTCACCTTCCTCTCTGGCACTCCCTTCCAGGGCCCCGACGACGTCATCCTCGACGACTACGCCGCCGCCGGCAAAAAGGTCGGCGACCCCATCAGCATCCTCAACCATCCCTTCCGCATCTGCGGCATCGTCGCCCACGGCAAAGGCGGCCGCAAGTTCGTCCCCATCGACACCATGGGCTCGCTCACCGGCACCGAAGGCAAGGCCACCATGTTTTACCTCCGCACTGAAGACCAGCCCAAGTATCAGGACGAAGTCCGCAAAGACATCCTCGCCACCCCCGGCATGAGCACCTACAACGTCGCCACCGCCGAAGAGTACCTCTCCTCCATCTCGCCCGACCGCCTCCCCGGCTTCAACATCGGCCTTCAGGTCGTCATCGGCATCGCCGTCATCATCGGCTTCCTCGTCATCTTCCAGTCCATGTACACCGCCGTCATGGAGCGCACCCGCGAGATCGGCATCCTCAAGTCCATGGGAGCCTCCCGCGCCTACATCGTGGGCATCGTCCTGCGCGAGACCGGCGTCCTCGCCACCATCGGCATCATCGTCGGCATCGCCGCAAGCTTCGCCTTGAGCGCCGCGCTCGAGGCCCGCTTCCCCACGCTCGACTTCGTCATCAACGTCCCCTACGTCTGGAAGGCCACCGCCATCGCCTTCATCGGAGCCCTTCTAGGCGCACTCTACCCAGCCCTCAAAGCCGCCAGCAAAGACCCCATCGACGCCCTCTCCTACGAGTAACCCGATCAAACCAACCACGTTTCCCGCCACATAGAGCGTAGACTCTCTTCACAGGCGATCTCGCAATCGCAGGTGCTGAAACGCGGTGGAAGCATGCGACTCCCGCTCTTGATTCTGCACATCCTCGGCGGCACAATTGGCTTGCTGTCCGGCACCTTCGCCATTGCCGTCCGCAAAGGCAGCCGCCTGCATCGCGCCTCGGGAAACGTCTTCACCATCGCGATGTTGACCCTGGCCTCGAGCGGCCTCTGTCTCGCGATACTCAAATCGCAGCGCGGCAATATCATCGGCAGCATCGTCACCTTCTACATGATCACTACCGCGTGGCTAGCCGGCCGCCGCAGGAACATAGGCCGACCTGACTGGGTCGCGCTTCTCGTCGGCATCGGCGGAGCCGCCGCTGTCATCACACTCGGCGTCCTTACCCTCCACCATCCCGACCCAAACGCCCCCTCTGGTATGGCCTTCTTCATGGGCGCCGTCCTCCTGCTCGCCGCCGCCGGAGACATCCGTATGCTCACTCGAGGCGGAATCGCCGGCCGACAGCGCATCACGCGTCACCTCTGGCGCATGTGCTTTGGACTCTTTATCGCCACAGGCTCTTTCTTCCTCGGCCAGCAACAGGTCTTTCCCGCTTTCCTGCGCGGCTCTATCTTTCTCACCATCCTCGCCGTCCTGCCCTTCCCCTTAATGATCTATTGGCTCTTCCGCGTCCGCTTCAGCAAGGCTTACAAAGCACAGCCCCCACCCACCCCGATGCCCGCGACTCCTTGAAGCTTCCGACACCTGGGCACTCGCGGGGGGGCCTTTATCGTCTTCAGGTCAAACTTCGCTCCAGTGCGCGGGTCCAACCTCCTAACTAACCGCCGACGATAAGCCTGTGGCGTCCAGCGCTGGTGACCTGGCGCCCTTGATGACAAGCCACAGCATAAACGCCACCTCCCCGAAAGAGGCGGGCTGAGCCCAGGTAAACACCTTGTCGTAGTATTGCGGCCACAGTATGCCGGTAAGGCTCAGGATCACCCACGCCAAGCCATCGATGGCGAGCCAGACGCCCAGCAAGCGCGGCAGAAATCGCGACCGGTACACGAGCAGCGCGAGCGGTAAGAGCCACAGACCAAAAAATATTTCGTCAACAACAAGTCCCTGAAAATGAAGATTGAGGAACAGCATAGCCAGAACATCCCGCTGAGGCTTTTCAACGATGGATAGGAAGTCAGCCCCGCGCATCAGAACGAGGGCAGCAATTGAGTTCAGCTCATTCAGAAACGCGATCGGGATCGAGACAACAACGAATGTCACCATCAGCGAGGCGTACCGCCGGTTGACCCCCTTGAGCAGGTCGTATAAAGCCAGAGCCACAAAGATAAAACCCGCCTGGCTGATAAGTTGGGCCGCGATGCCGAGGCGAAAAAGCGTCTCGCAGGCTGCAATATTGCTGGCCGTTGCCGCTGCGTCTCCGTGCACGATTAGCTTGCTGGGAACATAGACCATGGCGAAGACGCCCGGTATGGAGAAGAGTACATACAGCAGTCCTGCGAATCTGCCTGGGTTCCTCGTGGAACTCATCTTCCCTCCCTTGTTGTAAGCGGCCTGATAAAAGGGTCCCACCCGGGAGACGCCAAAGGCTGTCGAAATGTTACGCCACACAATGAAACCAGGCGATTTCGCACAGTACCTCTTGCAACAGGTCTGATCCGGATTCTGGGCGGATCACGGGCTAACCGGAAACTGACCCACTTCCAAAAAGCCCACCCCTTGACAAACCAGCCGCCCCAAATCCCCCACTTTCAGGCCGCCACCGTCCGCAAAAAAAAATTCACCACCAAAACGCGAAACCCCGCCATTGACGCGCCTTCCACCACAAAAAGACGCTGTCAAAACACCACGTTTCACCACCAGAAAACCACCTCATCACCACCATCCACCAACAACCCAAAATCAGACTGAACCCGCAGGTGCATCCGCCACCTCACCCGGCACAAACCACCACATCGCCAGCTCCGTCGTCAGGGGAGTCAGCGCCAGCGCGAACGGCAAAAAGATCCGCACCTCCTCCATCCTCCCCACCACCAGCCACATCCCCAGAAAGACCAAAGCCCCCGCCAGCATCCCCGCTCCCGCCGCCTCCACCCGCTCACGCTGCCTCACAACCCTCCCCACCGTCCACGCAAATGGCCCCATAAACAGCGCAAAGGGAAGCCACGACACCGGCGAACTCAAATTCGAAAGCAGTTGAAACACGGGGGTATTGCCATAAGTTGCCAGAGGAAACATCCGCCGCATCAGCCAGTACTGAATCCCCAGCACCACCAGCAGCGAAACCACGCTGGTCCCCGCCTGCAAGCCCCGCGGCATCGCAAACCCGCGCCCCAGCGGCGTCAAACAAACCAGCAGAATCCCGACATGCAGCGCAAACGCAACATCGGCGCGGACAAACCCCTGCGCCACCGTCAGCACCAGAAACCCAACCACCGCCACTCCCCCACGCAGAGGAACAGCCAGCAGCAACAGCGCCAGCGCCAAAATCGCCGCCGTAGGCAGCGTCTCAGGCCGTTGATACCAAAGCAGCCACGCAAGATAAAACTGCACCAGCACCAAAAATCCAGCCGCCCCAAACCACTGCCCCGCCAGCCCGGCTTCGCGGTACCTCGCCGACCGCCGCAACACCGTAAACAGCGCGAACACCGCAACCAGGCCCGCGATCACATCCACCACCGTCAACATATGCCGAAGCGCCAGATGTGTATGCTGAGCCAGAAAGTACGCCGAATCAATCACTCCGATCCGGTACTGGTTCGGAGCATTCGCCGTCCCCCCCACCACATCCATCCAAATCCCCGGCTCTGCATGAAACGCCCGACTGTAGCTCCAGTAATCCAGAAAACCCGCCGACAGAACGATAAGACTCAGCAAAACGCTGACGACCTTCTTTGGGCCCTGCTTCATCTATTCTCTTCTCGCTTCCCACTGGGGTTTGAGTGGAAGAATAGCATCCTACCCCTGGCCGTCCCGCTCTGAAGACTCACCCATGTGCAACTCCTCGCACCCATCCGTACTAATTCTGTAATACCCTGAACTCTTACAACATACTTGCGTTTAACCCTCTGTACACATGAAGCGGCCAGGCTCCATCTCGTTCCCCATTCTCCCCGTCCTCGAGGCGTCTCTCCTCCTCGCCTCGGCCATCTTCTTCATCCTGCATGCCTTCCATCTCAGCGCCGACTTCCCCAACCACTCCCCCTGGATGGACTGGGCCAAGTACACCGACGAGGGCTGGTACGGCGACGCCGCCATCCGCCACTTCCAGCGCGGCCACTGGTACGTCCCCGGCGACTTCAACCCCGCCGCCGCCCTCCCCGTCTGGCCCCTCCTCGAAGCCGCCCTCTTCCGCTTCACCGGCGTCAGCCTCACCGCCGCCCGTGCTCTGACGGTCGCCATCTTCGGCCTCATCCTCGCCACCGCCTACCTCCTTCTCCGCCGCTGGCACCATCGCGCAACCCCCGCAGGCCAGTCCCCTCGAAGAGACCTGGCCCCCGCCATCGCTGTCCTCCTTCTGGCGGTCAGTCCCTTCTGCTACGTCTTCACCCGCATGGCGATCCTCGAGCCCCTGCTCATCCTCCTCACGCTCCTCGCCCTCCTCGCCGCCTCCTACGCGACGCCTGCGCAGGCAATCGAACCGATCTCCCTGCGAGACCGCCTCCATCAAGCCCTCCCGGTCCTCTCCCTCGGCCTGCTTCTCCCCCTCATGGTCCTCACCAAGACCACCGCCATCTTCCTCCTCCCCTCCATCGCCTGGATCCTCTGGGCCCGCGCCGGCTACCGCCTCCGCCCCTTCCTCCGCCTCGCCCTCCCCGCCGCCGCGCTCGCCGCCATCACCTGGACCGCCTACTACGCCCTCCTCATCCGCCCGCACTTCCTCAACGACTACCACTACCTCTTCAGCGCCAACGGCTACACCGGCATCACCCCCGCCACCGCCCTCTCCGTCCTGGGCGACACCATCGCCGACGGCCTCTGGATCGGCAACATCCTCTACCCCCTGGCCCTTCTCGCCATCTTCTCCGCCTTCCTCCTCCGCCCCCGCCTCCTCCGTAACCCGCTCCTCCCAGCCCTCCTGCTCTGGGCCGCTGGCTACACCGCCTTCCTCGCCTATCACAACAACCTTCAGCCGCGTTACTACCTCGTCCTCGCGGTCCCCCTCACCCTGCTCATTCCCGTCGTCTTCTCCACCCTCTGGACCCGCAGCCAACCCACCTCCGAGCCACTATCACCCCTCCGCCGCCTGGCCACCGCCAGCATCGTAGCCGTCCTGGCAGTCCTCATCGTCACTGACGCCCGCCAGACCCTCCACTACGTCCGCACCCCCGACTACACCTACACCTCCGCCGCCGCCCAGATCCGCAAGATCGTCTCCGCCGACCACACCCACAACCCGCTTATCCTCTCCATCAGTGGCTCCGACCTCTCCCTCATGACCGGCCTGCCCTCCATCTGCGACGACTTCGGCACCATGGACCTCGCCGTCCGCGTCCAGGCCTACCACCCCGGCTGGTACGTCGCCTGGAATCAGGTTGACGACGACAAGATGGACGCCCTCGCCCCCATCTATCACCTCCAGCGCGTCGCCGCCTTCCCAACCATGGACGATCCCGAGCGCAATCTCCTCATCCTCTACCGCCTCGACCCCGCTATCCCCGGCACGCACCCGCGTCGCCACCGCAAACCCGTCATCCCCCGCCTCCTCCAGACCACCTTCGGCCAGCAGCCCAGCCCCATCCAGCTCGAGCACTAGCAGTAACTCACTGAAGCCGCTTTACTTACTAATCCCCAGCCCAATGCCAAACAGCAGCCTCAAACCCCTACGCACTGGACGGTTCCGCAGCCGCCGCCGGGGCGAACCGGTGATACACAATCAGTCCCATTGCCGGAACCAGCAGGGCGCTCAGCTCGGAGAAGATCCGTATCTCCGGCATCAGCCCCATAAAAAACATGCCCACAAACCAGGTGGGAATCAGAATCGTGCAGCCATAGTAGATTCCAGGGTTCCCAATCCATCTCCTCTGCAGCCATATCACCGGCAGCAGAAACCCAAAGACGCTCAGATACACAGGCCACTGTTGCGGCCGCAGCAGCATATGCACGTTCAGCATCATCCTGCCCACCACCGGAGGATTTGTCACGACCGAGCCGTAGTCATAGATGTTTGCCGCAAATCGGTGTGCCAGCCACAGCTTCAACCCTACCCAGATCGCGCCCTGCACCACCCCATGCGCCGCCAGCCGGAGAGCGTCCTTCGAGGCCACACGGCCTTCACGCGCCCGTATCTCCTGCCACTTCCAGATCAGGAAGAATATCGTCAAGAAGCAGATCGTCTCCCGGTTCAGCACCGCAATCGGATAAAGAACGTAGTAGAGCCAGTCTCGCCCACTCACCACCAGCAAGACGCCGAGACAGAAGAACATCAGGCTGGGCGTATCGTACGGAAAGGTATACGCGAGACCCCACTCCGGAGCCAGGTTTGCATAGGCCATGTAGATCAGCAGCAGGCTCATCCACCGGCTGAAGATTCTGTCCCCGGTCAGTCTGGTCAGCGTCGCCGCCGTCGCCAGCACCGCCCCAAACAGGCTCATTATCGTGATGCCGATCTGCACCAGCTGGGTCGGCTTCTGGAAGAGTAGCGGAGCATGATTCATGTGCTGCACGTGCTGCGCCAGCG
This sequence is a window from Edaphobacter lichenicola. Protein-coding genes within it:
- a CDS encoding DUF4386 domain-containing protein, with the protein product MSSTRNPGRFAGLLYVLFSIPGVFAMVYVPSKLIVHGDAAATASNIAACETLFRLGIAAQLISQAGFIFVALALYDLLKGVNRRYASLMVTFVVVSIPIAFLNELNSIAALVLMRGADFLSIVEKPQRDVLAMLFLNLHFQGLVVDEIFFGLWLLPLALLVYRSRFLPRLLGVWLAIDGLAWVILSLTGILWPQYYDKVFTWAQPASFGEVAFMLWLVIKGARSPALDATGLSSAVS
- a CDS encoding DUF2306 domain-containing protein, with amino-acid sequence MRLPLLILHILGGTIGLLSGTFAIAVRKGSRLHRASGNVFTIAMLTLASSGLCLAILKSQRGNIIGSIVTFYMITTAWLAGRRRNIGRPDWVALLVGIGGAAAVITLGVLTLHHPDPNAPSGMAFFMGAVLLLAAAGDIRMLTRGGIAGRQRITRHLWRMCFGLFIATGSFFLGQQQVFPAFLRGSIFLTILAVLPFPLMIYWLFRVRFSKAYKAQPPPTPMPATP
- a CDS encoding ABC transporter permease, which encodes MNKLVAGNLVHRPLRSLISCLAIAIEVIMILSITAILMGKLNGFKTRQNGIGMDMFVRPNTASNLIGMSPAGASIKVADVLAKIPHVVVSAPVNVQINSSLDTIYGIDFKSFDALLPFTFLSGTPFQGPDDVILDDYAAAGKKVGDPISILNHPFRICGIVAHGKGGRKFVPIDTMGSLTGTEGKATMFYLRTEDQPKYQDEVRKDILATPGMSTYNVATAEEYLSSISPDRLPGFNIGLQVVIGIAVIIGFLVIFQSMYTAVMERTREIGILKSMGASRAYIVGIVLRETGVLATIGIIVGIAASFALSAALEARFPTLDFVINVPYVWKATAIAFIGALLGALYPALKAASKDPIDALSYE